One region of Hymenobacter sediminicola genomic DNA includes:
- a CDS encoding purine-nucleoside phosphorylase: MQHLHEATTYIRPLLQGFEPEFGIILGTGLGALVKDLTIHHTIPYASIPNFPVSTVESHSGNLLAAELGGRKVLVMQGRFHYYEGYTMEQVVLPVRVMKLLGIRKLFVSNAAGGLHPDMEYSDLMLIEDHINLQPTNPLIGRNLDELGPRFPDMLEPYDATLLRQAQEAARSLGFADKVRRGVYVSVPGPMLETPAEYRYLRTIGADAVGMSTVPEVIAAVHMGLPVLAISVITDLCAPDKLKRVAIADILRTAAAAEPRLTALLRAVIEQQ; the protein is encoded by the coding sequence ATGCAACATCTCCACGAAGCCACCACCTACATTCGCCCGCTGCTACAGGGTTTCGAGCCTGAATTTGGTATCATCCTCGGTACCGGCTTGGGGGCGTTGGTGAAGGACCTGACCATTCACCACACCATTCCGTACGCTAGCATCCCCAATTTCCCGGTTTCGACGGTGGAAAGCCACTCCGGCAACCTGCTGGCTGCCGAACTAGGTGGCCGGAAAGTGCTGGTAATGCAGGGCCGGTTTCATTACTACGAGGGCTACACTATGGAGCAGGTGGTGCTGCCCGTGCGTGTGATGAAGCTGCTGGGCATCCGCAAACTGTTCGTGAGCAACGCCGCCGGTGGCCTTCACCCCGATATGGAATATTCCGACCTGATGCTCATTGAGGACCATATTAATCTGCAGCCCACCAATCCGCTCATTGGCCGCAACCTGGATGAGCTGGGGCCGCGCTTTCCCGATATGCTGGAACCCTACGATGCCACGCTGCTGCGCCAGGCGCAGGAAGCCGCCCGCAGCCTCGGCTTCGCCGATAAGGTGCGGCGCGGCGTGTACGTGAGCGTGCCTGGCCCTATGCTCGAAACGCCAGCCGAATACCGCTACCTGCGCACCATTGGGGCCGATGCAGTGGGCATGAGCACCGTTCCGGAGGTTATTGCCGCCGTGCATATGGGCTTGCCAGTGCTGGCCATCAGCGTCATCACCGACCTGTGCGCCCCCGATAAGCTGAAACGTGTAGCCATAGCCGATATCCTGCGCACCGCTGCCGCCGCTGAGCCCCGCCTGACAGCGCTGCTGCGGGCAGTTATTGAGCAGCAGTAG
- a CDS encoding PKD domain-containing protein — protein sequence MRNLYQILIFSVSLLLASACQKSEPESDPDSQPEITAPVAAFTCAGPFTTGDSTRFVNTSLYADTYFWEFGDGSTSTAKSPAHKYQQAGAFRVTLRASSTSSSVISVADLNINITAVPPAGYSCNCKVTSQDWNGGYVAPRVRLPDENIVLGVYGSNGFEFKSVRYIPEPVSNTPDYLYYRSSGCAGSTCGIARFYSATDSIIVNYHSGGIGGGTNVAYRCKKL from the coding sequence ATGAGAAACCTATACCAAATACTGATTTTCAGTGTCAGCCTTTTGTTGGCAAGCGCTTGCCAAAAATCAGAACCCGAGTCAGACCCCGACTCACAACCAGAAATAACAGCTCCTGTTGCAGCATTCACTTGTGCGGGTCCTTTTACCACCGGTGACTCCACCCGGTTCGTCAACACCTCGTTGTATGCGGATACTTATTTCTGGGAGTTCGGTGATGGCAGTACTTCAACTGCAAAATCGCCGGCACATAAATATCAGCAAGCAGGAGCGTTCAGAGTCACGTTGCGCGCCAGCAGTACGAGCAGTAGCGTTATTTCGGTTGCTGACCTGAATATTAATATCACTGCAGTTCCACCAGCAGGCTACTCCTGTAACTGCAAGGTGACTTCGCAGGACTGGAATGGAGGCTATGTTGCCCCACGGGTCCGTCTGCCGGACGAGAATATAGTTCTTGGAGTTTATGGCTCTAATGGATTCGAGTTCAAGAGCGTCCGGTATATTCCAGAACCCGTTAGCAATACACCGGACTATCTGTATTATCGTTCCTCTGGTTGCGCTGGCTCAACTTGTGGTATTGCTCGTTTCTACTCCGCCACCGATAGTATTATCGTGAATTACCATAGTGGTGGTATAGGTGGTGGCACCAATGTAGCATATAGGTGCAAGAAGTTATAG
- the sppA gene encoding signal peptide peptidase SppA, protein MRQFFKYVLATLTGLFVFGLVGLLLVVGFIAALASSDKEVTVANDSVLELKLDKPIGERESRTSFGSIVSSQADNIGLDNLKATIRRAKTDSDIKGIFLNVELVQAGMASLEEIRDALLDFKKSGKFVVAYADAQSEKSYYLTSIADRIYLNPQGTLEFNGLSSETMYYKNLFEKVGIQPQIFRVGSFKSAVEPFFRENMSDSARLQTSSFLNSLNDFMLGHIATARKITPERIKTISDSMLVHNADDAKRLGLVTNLGYYDQALDYMKGKLGVEKDEKLSLVDLNDYGKADEEEGSGSSRIAVIYAEGDIVTGKGGSNSIGSTRFAEAIRKARLDDKVKAVVLRVNSPGGSSLASDIIYREVMLTKKVKPIVCSMSDVAASGGYFIAMGCDTIVAHPNTITGSIGVFGVLPNIQPLLRDKLGITTDRVTTGKFSDFPTITRPLSQFEQAQFQQEINRIYADFTTKAAAGRHMPVERLRGFASGRVWSGSEAKARGLVDVLGSFDDALRIAARRANLKEGDYKLQALPRQRTFMENIFSGISEEVRLRMVREEMGPLFPVYEQYKKLSEMKGAQARMPFELNIQ, encoded by the coding sequence ATGAGACAATTTTTTAAATATGTGCTAGCCACGCTCACCGGCCTGTTTGTGTTCGGTTTGGTGGGCCTGCTGCTGGTGGTAGGCTTCATAGCCGCGCTGGCCTCTTCCGACAAGGAAGTAACCGTCGCCAACGACTCAGTACTGGAGCTAAAGCTCGACAAGCCTATTGGGGAACGGGAAAGCCGCACCTCATTCGGCTCCATTGTTAGCTCCCAAGCCGACAACATTGGTCTCGACAACCTGAAAGCCACCATCCGCCGCGCCAAAACCGACTCCGACATCAAGGGAATTTTCCTGAACGTGGAGCTGGTGCAGGCCGGCATGGCCTCGCTGGAAGAAATCCGCGACGCGCTGCTGGACTTCAAGAAGTCGGGCAAGTTTGTGGTGGCCTACGCCGATGCGCAGTCGGAAAAGAGCTACTACCTCACCTCCATTGCCGACCGCATCTACCTCAATCCGCAGGGCACACTGGAGTTCAACGGCCTCAGCTCCGAGACGATGTACTACAAAAACCTGTTCGAGAAGGTCGGGATTCAGCCCCAGATCTTCCGAGTAGGCTCGTTCAAGAGCGCCGTAGAGCCGTTTTTCCGGGAAAACATGTCGGATTCAGCTCGTCTGCAGACGTCGTCCTTCCTGAACTCGCTCAACGACTTTATGCTGGGCCACATTGCCACGGCCCGCAAAATCACCCCGGAGCGCATCAAAACTATCAGCGACTCGATGCTGGTGCACAACGCCGACGACGCTAAGCGTCTCGGCCTCGTCACCAACCTCGGCTACTACGACCAAGCCCTCGACTACATGAAAGGCAAGCTGGGTGTGGAGAAAGACGAAAAGCTGAGCTTGGTGGACCTGAACGACTACGGCAAGGCCGACGAAGAGGAGGGAAGCGGCAGCAGCCGAATTGCCGTCATCTACGCCGAAGGCGACATCGTGACGGGCAAAGGTGGTAGCAACAGCATCGGCAGCACCCGCTTTGCCGAGGCCATTCGCAAAGCCCGCCTCGACGACAAAGTAAAAGCAGTGGTGCTACGCGTGAATTCGCCCGGTGGCTCGTCGCTGGCCTCCGATATCATCTACCGTGAGGTGATGTTGACGAAGAAGGTGAAACCTATCGTGTGCTCCATGTCCGACGTGGCGGCTTCGGGCGGCTACTTCATTGCCATGGGCTGCGACACTATTGTTGCCCATCCGAACACCATTACGGGCAGCATTGGGGTATTTGGCGTGCTGCCCAACATTCAGCCGCTGCTCCGCGACAAGCTGGGTATTACCACGGACCGTGTCACGACGGGTAAGTTCTCGGACTTCCCAACCATCACCCGTCCTCTGAGTCAGTTCGAGCAGGCGCAGTTTCAGCAGGAAATCAACCGTATTTACGCTGACTTCACTACCAAAGCTGCCGCTGGTCGCCATATGCCCGTAGAGCGGCTGCGCGGGTTTGCCTCAGGCCGTGTGTGGTCGGGCTCCGAAGCCAAAGCCCGCGGCCTGGTAGACGTGCTGGGCTCGTTTGACGATGCCCTGCGTATTGCGGCCCGCCGCGCCAACCTCAAGGAAGGCGACTACAAGCTGCAGGCGCTGCCACGCCAGCGGACGTTCATGGAAAACATCTTCAGCGGCATTAGCGAGGAAGTGCGGCTGCGCATGGTACGCGAAGAAATGGGCCCGCTGTTCCCGGTGTATGAGCAGTACAAGAAGCTCTCGGAGATGAAAGGTGCTCAGGCCCGCATGCCATTCGAGCTGAACATTCAGTAA
- a CDS encoding lipocalin family protein — MRLLRFSMLIWLVALMGLTLSSCKKDDPKPETTPAQLLATGTWRLDAIQDNGQTTSSGTAIKDRFTLTFRADGTYTEDQFVNGDTYDGTWMLMNNNTVLHFTDHKGDDHQYALRSLTATELRYNYTNKDNILEEFVFSAQP; from the coding sequence ATGCGTTTATTGCGTTTCTCCATGTTGATATGGCTGGTTGCCTTGATGGGCCTTACCCTCAGCAGCTGCAAAAAAGATGACCCAAAGCCGGAAACCACCCCAGCCCAGTTGCTAGCCACCGGCACCTGGCGCCTCGATGCTATTCAGGACAACGGCCAGACGACCAGCAGCGGCACTGCAATTAAAGACCGGTTTACCCTCACGTTCCGCGCCGACGGCACCTATACCGAAGACCAGTTCGTGAATGGCGACACCTACGACGGCACCTGGATGCTGATGAACAACAATACTGTTCTGCACTTCACCGACCACAAAGGCGACGACCATCAATATGCGCTCCGCAGCCTCACCGCTACTGAGCTGCGCTACAACTACACCAACAAGGACAACATCCTGGAAGAATTCGTCTTCTCGGCGCAGCCGTAA